In Mercurialis annua linkage group LG6, ddMerAnnu1.2, whole genome shotgun sequence, the following are encoded in one genomic region:
- the LOC126686000 gene encoding cytochrome c1-2, heme protein, mitochondrial — MGGGGVIHRLLRRKLQSHSAASPFLPIFASKKVHDDAGSVGSKSFKTFALIGAGLSGFLSFATIASADEAEHGLECPSYPWPHKGILSSYDHASIRRGHQVYQEVCASCHSMSLISYRDLVGVAYTEEEVKAMAAEIEVVDGPNDEGEMFTRPGKLSDRLPQPYSNEQAARFANGGAYPPDLSLITKARHNGQNYVFALLTGYRDPPAGVQIRDGLHYNPYFPGGAIAMPKMLNDGAVEYEDGVPATEAQMGKDVVSFLSWAAEPEMEERKLMGFKWIFVLSLALLQAGYYRRMRWSVLKSRKLIVDVVN, encoded by the exons ATGGGTGGAGGAGGAGTAATCCACCGGCTTTTGAGAAGGAAGCTTCAGTCGCACTCAGCT GCCTCTCCTTTTTTACCTATCTTCGCTTCGAAGAAAGTTCACGATGATGCTGGATCTGTCGGTTCAAAGTCTTTTAAGACATTTGCACTCATCGGGGCTGGTCTTTCAGGGTTTCTGAGTTTTGCAACCATAGCTTCAGCTGATGAGGCAGAACATGGCTTAGAGTGTCCAAGCTATCCCTGGCCTCACAAAGGCATTTTGAGTTCATATGATCATGCTTC GATCCGCCGTGGTCACCAAGTTTACCAGGAAGTGTGTGCATCTTGTCACTCTATGTCCCTGATATCATACCGTGATTTAGTGGGTGTTGCGTATACAGAAGAGGAGGTGAAAGCTATGGCAGCTGAGATTGAGGTAGTTGATGGGCCTAATGATGAGGGTGAGATGTTTACCCGTCCTGGTAAACTCAGTGATCGTTTACCTCAGCCATACAGTAATGAGCAAGCTGCTAGATTTGCTAACGGAGGGGCCTATCCTCCAGATCTAAGTCTTATCACAAAA GCTCGCCACAATGGTCAAAACTATGTATTTGCTCTGTTAACTGGTTATCGTGATCCTCCTGCTGGTGTTCAG ATCAGAGATGGGTTGCATTATAATCCATACTTCCCTGGAGGAGCTATTGCCATGCCTAAAATGTTGAACGATGGTGCTGTCGAGTATGAAGATGGTGTCCCTGCAACTGAAGCACAG ATGGGAAAAGATGTTGTGTCATTTTTATCATGGGCGGCAGAACCAGAAATGGAAGAAAGGAAATTG ATGGGTTTTAAGTGGATCTTTGTACTCTCATTGGCATTGCTTCAAGCCGGATATTACCGGCGCATGAGGTGGTCAGTGCTCAAGTCGCGAAAGCTTATCGTTGACGTAGTCAACTAG
- the LOC126686001 gene encoding uncharacterized protein LOC126686001 isoform X1, whose protein sequence is MHGLLFKNLSTFKTMGKKRGAKMSPQISTRSSHTPITLRQETTGRIQIQGTKNVRDPKFLRLEHLKNIAVWASREPSIPSLLSATYGRQYAAAAEALGIPPDTSLIQCERCETILEPGFNCAIRIETTRAKSRSRRKKPSCKNNVVYKCHFCSHQNLMRGTPKGYMKNIVSSKRNQKSQEELEPSKSIPANSISSENLEESAIKIEMAKIDEIALPPVSGDISIVHSPTTPLMKNGPSLLDANRRKRNRSGSKKSEEFEDSKAAKDGEGTANASSKRKRKSWASLKEMAESNQQDSPGNIANLTIPFFM, encoded by the exons ATGCACGGGCTGCTATTCAAGAACTTGAGTACATTTAAAACCATGGGCAAGAAGCGAGGCGCCAAAATGTCACCACAAATTTCAACTCGATCATCTCATACACCAATTACATTAAGACAAGAAACAACTGGCAGAATACAAATCCAAGGCACTAAAAATGTTCGTGATCCAAAATTCCTGAGACTCGAGCACTTGAAAAATATAGCAGTATGGGCCAGCAGGGAACCTTCAATCCCCTCCCTACTGTCCGCCACCTATGGACGCCAATATGCTGCTGCTGCCGAGGCACTGGGAATCCCTCCCGATACTTCTTTAATTCAATGCGAGAG ATGTGAGACAATTCTTGAGCCTGGTTTTAACTGCGCAATACGAATTGAGACGACTCGTGCAAAGTCGAGGAGTAGACGTAAGAAACCTAGTTGCAAGAATAATGTGGTTTACAAGTGCCACTTCTGTTCACACCAGAATCTGATGAGAGGAACTCCAAAAggttatatgaaaaatatagtTTCATCTAAGAGAAACCAGAAGTCACAGGAAGAGTTAGAACCTTCCAAGTCGATTCCTGCAAACTCTATCAGCTCAGAGAATCTCGAGGAATCAGCAATCAAGATCGAGATGGCTAAGATTGATGAGATTGCTTTGCCACCAGTGTCAGGAGATATCTCTATCGTACATAGTCCTACAACTCCATTAATGAAAAATGGGCCTAGTTTACTAGATGCAAACAGGAGAAAGAGAAATAGATCGGGATCTAAAAAGTCCGAGGAATTCGAAGATAGCAAGGCTGCAAAAGACGGTGAAGGAACTGCTAATGCATCAAGTAAAAGGAAACGAAAATCTTGGGCGAGCTTGAAAGAAATGGCCGAGAGTAATCAGCAGGATAGCCCTGGAAATATTGCTAATTTGACAATCCCTTTTTTCATGTGA
- the LOC126686001 gene encoding uncharacterized protein LOC126686001 isoform X2 codes for MGKKRGAKMSPQISTRSSHTPITLRQETTGRIQIQGTKNVRDPKFLRLEHLKNIAVWASREPSIPSLLSATYGRQYAAAAEALGIPPDTSLIQCERCETILEPGFNCAIRIETTRAKSRSRRKKPSCKNNVVYKCHFCSHQNLMRGTPKGYMKNIVSSKRNQKSQEELEPSKSIPANSISSENLEESAIKIEMAKIDEIALPPVSGDISIVHSPTTPLMKNGPSLLDANRRKRNRSGSKKSEEFEDSKAAKDGEGTANASSKRKRKSWASLKEMAESNQQDSPGNIANLTIPFFM; via the exons ATGGGCAAGAAGCGAGGCGCCAAAATGTCACCACAAATTTCAACTCGATCATCTCATACACCAATTACATTAAGACAAGAAACAACTGGCAGAATACAAATCCAAGGCACTAAAAATGTTCGTGATCCAAAATTCCTGAGACTCGAGCACTTGAAAAATATAGCAGTATGGGCCAGCAGGGAACCTTCAATCCCCTCCCTACTGTCCGCCACCTATGGACGCCAATATGCTGCTGCTGCCGAGGCACTGGGAATCCCTCCCGATACTTCTTTAATTCAATGCGAGAG ATGTGAGACAATTCTTGAGCCTGGTTTTAACTGCGCAATACGAATTGAGACGACTCGTGCAAAGTCGAGGAGTAGACGTAAGAAACCTAGTTGCAAGAATAATGTGGTTTACAAGTGCCACTTCTGTTCACACCAGAATCTGATGAGAGGAACTCCAAAAggttatatgaaaaatatagtTTCATCTAAGAGAAACCAGAAGTCACAGGAAGAGTTAGAACCTTCCAAGTCGATTCCTGCAAACTCTATCAGCTCAGAGAATCTCGAGGAATCAGCAATCAAGATCGAGATGGCTAAGATTGATGAGATTGCTTTGCCACCAGTGTCAGGAGATATCTCTATCGTACATAGTCCTACAACTCCATTAATGAAAAATGGGCCTAGTTTACTAGATGCAAACAGGAGAAAGAGAAATAGATCGGGATCTAAAAAGTCCGAGGAATTCGAAGATAGCAAGGCTGCAAAAGACGGTGAAGGAACTGCTAATGCATCAAGTAAAAGGAAACGAAAATCTTGGGCGAGCTTGAAAGAAATGGCCGAGAGTAATCAGCAGGATAGCCCTGGAAATATTGCTAATTTGACAATCCCTTTTTTCATGTGA